A section of the Pseudophryne corroboree isolate aPseCor3 chromosome 11, aPseCor3.hap2, whole genome shotgun sequence genome encodes:
- the LOC134968679 gene encoding zinc finger MYM-type protein 1-like, with translation MRIIKQKEKYWQQILERLIALVRVLGIQNLAFRGTNEKLHTAGNGNFLKFIEYLALFDPVMDEHIRKIRDKETYVHYLGKDIQNELIQLLSNIIKEEILKSAQVAKYFSIIIDCTPDVSHVEQMTMNLRFVNIASLTDDCEPVRIKEHFLGFLPLKETTGAGMTEIILHQLEEMSLPVANLRGQGYDNGSNIKGKENGLGDIYDALFEIYNDNTLTGASGNTSRIEAQGLAKGISNFKFVISLVVWFGILFEVNMTSKQLQTKEFDIHNAIKQLNETKKFLVDCRSDEGFGKVLEEAGELAEALGIPAQFEVDPVRISRKRKQFIYEAEDAPIQNPKEKFKVNFYFAVLDTAVQSVEERFTQMNQISSVFGFLYNVHSLQNRTSQQIMEDCCKLEQALQHGDSKDIDASDLCSELQSIARRVPECTSPQDVFNFLCKNELIDVVPNTCIALRILLTLPVSVASGERSFSKLKLIKTYIRSSMLQERLVGLSLLSI, from the exons ATGCGCATTATTAAACAAAAGGAAAAGTACTGGCAGCAAATCCTTGAACGATTGATTGCTTTAGTGAGAGTTCTTGGTATACAAAATCTGGCCTTCCGTGGAACCAATGAAAAATTGCACACAGCTGGAAATGGCAACTTCCTGAAATTTATTGAATATCTTGCTTTGTTCGACCCCGTAATGGATGAACATATTCGTAAAATAAGAGATAAAGAGACCTATGTACACTACCTTGGAAAAGATATACAGAATGAACTAATTCAGCTTTTATCCAACATTATCAAAGAAGAAATTCTTAAATCTGCTCAAGTTGCAAAGTATTTTTCTATAATTATTGATTGTACACCCGATGTAAGCCACGTTGAACAAATGACCATGAACCTTCGCTTTGTGAACATAGCTTCATTAACTGATGATTGCGAACCTGTACGCATTAAAGAACATTTCTTAGGATTTCTGCCACTAAAGGAAACAACTGGTGCTGGTATGACAGAAATTATCCTTCACCAGCTAGAAGAGATGTCATTGCCTGTTGCTAATTTACGTGGTCAAGGCTATGATAACGGAAGCAATATAAAAGGGAAGGAAAATGGT CTTGGTGATATTTATGATGCCCTATTTGAAATCTATAATGACAATACCCTCACTGGAGCATCTGGCAACACCTCAAGAATAGAGGCACAAGGTCTTGCAAAAGGCATTTCTAATTTCAAGTTTGTCATTTCTCTAGTGGTTTGGTTTGGTATATTGTTTGAGGTCAATATGACAAGCAAACAGCTTCAGACAAAAGAATTTGACATACATAATGCCATTAAACAACTGAATGAAACAAAGAAGTTTCTTGTAGACTGCAGGAGTGATGAAGGGTTTGGGAAAGTACTGGAAGAGGCCGGTGAACTTGCTGAGGCACTTGGGATACCAGCACAGTTCGAAGTAGATCCTGTTCGCATTAGTAGAAAGAGGAAGCAGTTCATATATGAAGCAGAGGATGCGCCTATTCAGAATCCAAAGGAAAAATTCAAAGTGAACTTTTATTTTGCTGTGCTTGATACAGCTGTGCAATCAGTTGAAGAAAGATTCACGCAGATGAATCAAATTAGTTCTGTGTTTGGCTTCCTCTATAATGTTCACAGTTTACAGAATAGAACATCACAGCAAATTATGGAAGATTGTTGCAAGTTAGAGCAAGCTTTACAACATGGCGACTCCAAAGATATTGATGCTTCTGATTTATGCAGTGAATTACAAAGTATTGCAAGGCGGGTTCCAGAGTGTACATCTCCACAAGATGTATTCAACTTTTTGTGTAAAAATGAGCTGATAGATGTTGTCCCCAACACATGTATTGCTCTTCGCATCCTTTTGACCCTCCCTGTGTCTGTGGCCAGTGGCGAGAGAAGCTTTTCCAAGCTAAAGTTGATCAAAACATATATTCGATCTTCCATGCTGCAAGAAAGACTTGTTGGTCTCTCTCTTTTGTCAATATAA